The following coding sequences are from one Acidimicrobiales bacterium window:
- a CDS encoding A/G-specific adenine glycosylase produces the protein MVARVLHAARPAGLTAGSLERRPAAPSFAEAVTAWWADARTERDRYPWRGRSDPWGILVSEVMLTQTQAARVAAPFVGFMEAFPTPAACAVAAPGDLLRAWQGLGYNGRALRLHRCAEVIVNRHGGEVPEGLDQLLALPGVGAYVARALAAFAFDTSVGVVDTNIGRVLARAVAGSRLGPRAAQDLADSLVPAAGGRDWNLALMDLGSLLCRKAAPRCSECPVAASGSCAWRAAGGDGDPAVGSAAAGRRQSAFGGSDRQYRGRIVAIACERELSRDEVAPLIGLAAAPERALRILGDLVREGFLVERPGGALTLP, from the coding sequence CTCCTTTGCTGAGGCGGTCACCGCCTGGTGGGCCGACGCGCGCACCGAGCGCGACCGGTACCCGTGGCGCGGCCGAAGCGACCCCTGGGGGATCCTCGTCTCTGAGGTGATGCTCACCCAGACCCAGGCGGCGCGCGTCGCGGCCCCCTTCGTCGGGTTCATGGAGGCCTTCCCGACCCCTGCAGCCTGCGCCGTGGCCGCCCCCGGGGACCTCCTCCGCGCATGGCAGGGCCTCGGCTACAACGGCCGGGCGCTGCGCCTCCACCGCTGCGCCGAGGTGATCGTCAACCGCCACGGCGGGGAGGTCCCCGAGGGGCTCGACCAGCTGCTCGCGCTCCCCGGCGTCGGTGCGTACGTCGCGCGGGCGCTCGCCGCGTTCGCCTTCGACACGAGCGTCGGGGTCGTCGACACCAACATCGGACGGGTGCTCGCGCGCGCCGTCGCCGGCAGTCGGCTCGGGCCACGTGCCGCCCAGGACCTCGCAGACTCGTTGGTGCCGGCGGCGGGCGGCCGGGACTGGAACCTCGCGCTCATGGATCTCGGGAGCCTGCTCTGCCGCAAGGCGGCACCACGCTGCTCGGAGTGCCCGGTCGCCGCCAGCGGGAGCTGCGCGTGGCGGGCGGCGGGCGGGGACGGCGATCCCGCCGTCGGCTCCGCCGCGGCCGGGCGCCGCCAGTCGGCGTTCGGCGGCTCGGACCGGCAGTACCGGGGTCGCATCGTCGCGATCGCCTGCGAGCGCGAGCTGTCCCGCGACGAGGTGGCACCGCTGATCGGCCTCGCGGCCGCTCCGGAGCGGGCGCTGCGCATCCTCGGGGATCTCGTCCGCGAGGGCTTCCTCGTCGAGCGCCCGGGCGGCGCCCTCACGCTCCCCTGA